In Castanea sativa cultivar Marrone di Chiusa Pesio chromosome 6, ASM4071231v1, a single window of DNA contains:
- the LOC142639459 gene encoding uncharacterized protein LOC142639459: protein MAGDFNEPLVEDDKFGGRGVSVNRSMLFKECLDRCGMIDIGFLGPRFTWTNKREIQALIQERIDRFFVNSQWCLWYPEARVVHLMRCHSDHCPVLMEMQPRANENRKKLFKFQTCWLSDCTFPRVVSQAWREVPDLAKAIESFTEKASRWNL from the coding sequence ATGGCTGGGGACTTTAATGAGCCTCTTGTGGAGGATGATAAATTCGGTGGTAGGGGAGTCAGCGTTAATAGATCCATGCTGTTCAAGGAGTGCCTGGATAGGTGTGGCATGATTGACATAGGATTCTTAGGTCCTAGGTTCACTTGGACAAATAAGAGGGAAATTCAAGCTCTTATTCAGGAGAGAATAGATAGATTTTTTGTTAACTCTCAGTGGTGTTTGTGGTATCCGGAAGCTAGAGTTGTTCATCTAATGAGATGCCACTCTGATCACTGCCCTGTTCTAATGGAAATGCAGCCAAGAGCTAAtgagaataggaaaaaattattcaagttCCAGACCTGTTGGCTTTCAGATTGCACCTTTCCCAGAGTGGTTTCCCAGGCTTGGAGAGAAGTGCCGGACTTAGCTAAGGCTATTGAAAGCTTTACTGAAAAGGCAAGTAGGTGGAATctatga
- the LOC142639460 gene encoding uncharacterized protein LOC142639460, giving the protein MVDHHSSAATSSASVASAPARSEDPTWAHARAVPNAKNNTICLHCNKLIKGGGITRLKYHLAGIRGQVESCKVVSSDIRFQMKQMIEELKKSKETKKRIQSEIGNPYGDPFDVDEEEEVRVVEKSPPQTLGKRKSRGKDVDIDMGQIRVKKKIKSYFAPRTTPGAQPSIRSALATKAMIDKAKMNVARWWYHSNVPFYASQSPYYQPMIDSIASIGPGFKGPSFYELSGPLLRNAVHEVNDFLLDIKNDWKVYGCSVMSDGWTNQKQQPIMNFLVYSPRGAMFLKSIDTSGLTKDAETLFNIFDSVVQEIGVEYIVQLITDNASAYKKAGKKLQQKYGTLFWSPCAAHCIDLMLENLANPKWFPLVDEAIKKAKKITKFIYNHGVVLDLMRQDFTNGRE; this is encoded by the coding sequence ATGGTTGATCATCATAGTTCAGCTGCTACTTCTTCTGCCTCTGTGGCCTCTGCCCCTGCAAGATCAGAGGATCCCACATGGGCTCATGCCCGTGCAGTGCCTAACGCAAAAAATAACACTATATGTTTGCATTGTAATAAGTTGATCAAAGGGGGTGGTATTACTAGACTTAAGTATCATCTTGCTGGGATTAGGGGTCAAGTTGAATCATGTAAAGTTGTTTCATCTGATATTAGGTTTCAAATGAAACAAATGattgaagaattaaaaaaatctaaagaaactaaaaagagGATTCAGTCAGAAATTGGGAACCCATATGGTGATCCATTTGATGttgatgaggaggaggaggttaGGGTTGTTGAAAAGAGTCCCCCTCAAACATTAGGTAAACGAAAATCTAGGGGAAAGGATGTTGACATTGATATGGGTCAAATAAgagtaaagaagaaaattaagagTTATTTTGCTCCTAGAACAACCCCTGGTGCTCAACCCTCTATAAGAAGTGCTTTGGCTACAAAAGCAATGATTGATAAAGCAAAAATGAATGTGGCAAGATGGTGGTATCATTCTAATGTACCCTTCTATGCATCTCAATCACCCTATTATCAACCTATGATAGATTCCATTGCTTCTATTGGGCCGGGATTTAAGGGGCCTTCTTTTTATGAGTTGAGTGGACCCCTTTTGAGAAATGCTGTGCATGAAGTTAATGACTTTTTGTTAGATATAAAAAATGATTGGAAAGTATATGGATGTTCAGTGATGTCTGATGGGTGGACAAATCAAAAACAGCAaccaataatgaattttttggtGTATAGTCCAAGGGGTGCCATGTTCTTGAAATCTATTGACACTTCAGGCCTTACAAAGGATGCTGAAACGTTGTTCAATATATTTGATTCTGTTGTTCAAGAAATTGGCGTGGAATATATTGTGCAATTGATTACAGATAATGCTTCTGCCTATAAAAAAGCTGGAAAAAAATTGCAGCAGAagtatggtactttattttggTCTCCTTGTGCAGCTCATTGCATAGACTTGATGTTGGAGAATCTTGCTAATCCTAAGTGGTTCCCTCTTGTTGATGAAGCAATTAAGAAGGcaaaaaagataacaaagttCATTTACAACCATGGAGTTGTTTTAGACTTGATGAGGCAAGATTTTACAAATGGAAGAGAGTAA
- the LOC142639461 gene encoding uncharacterized protein LOC142639461 produces the protein MFTSDKWLSCPHAKTTVGKEISKIVLEDYSFWSQCTHIVKVSEPLVRVLRLVDGDEKPAMGYLYEAMDKAKEEIKRRLKNKVSLYGHYIRVIDARWDKQLHSPLHAAGCFLNPAIYFRPSFKRKNEVQRGLLSTLMRLVPDPDIQDKISSQLDEYKKSIGDFGTSLAIRQRERLNPVSWWEQFGLGAPDLQSFAIRVLSQCCSATGCERNWSTFEYVHSKKRNRLEHKRVNDLVFVHYNLRLRQRNIQKNKYALDPISLDNIDLMGDWVAEEPALLNPDDINWDCLTEPAAIVNVEEDAELETIDVDNDDDDDNNEHDLTNFPMGVAYCGHGNGRRRLRVA, from the exons ATGTTCACTAGTGATAAATGGCTTTCATGCCCCCATGCTAAGACCACCGTTGGGAAGGagattagtaaaattgttttagaaGATTATTCATTTTGGTCTCAATGCACGCACATAGTGAAAGTTAGTGAGCCTTTAGTTAGAGTACTTCGTCTTGTTGATGGGGATGAGAAACCTGCTATGGGGTACTTGTATGAAGCAATGGACAAAGCAAAAgaggaaataaaaagaaggttaaagaacaaagtttctttGTATGGACATTATATTAGAGTTATTGATGCTAGATGGGACAAACAACTTCATAGTCCTTTGCATGCAGCAGGTTGCTTTCTTAACCCTGCAATTTACTTTAGGCCTtcatttaaaaggaaaaatgaagttCAAAGAGGGTTGCTAAGCACTCTAATGAGGTTGGTTCCCGATCCTGACATTCAAGACAAAATAAGTTCACAACTTGATGAGTACAAAAAGTCAATTGGTGACTTTGGCACATCACTAGCAATCCGCCAACGAGAGAGACTAAATCCAG TTTCATGGTGGGAGCAATTTGGCCTTGGAGCTCCTGATTTACAATCATTTGCCATTCGTGTGCTTAGTCAATGTTGTAGTGCAACTGGTTGTGAGAGAAATTGGAGCACATTTGAATATGTTCactcaaagaagagaaatagaTTGGAACATAAGCGAGTAAATGATTTGGTCTTTGTCCATTATAATTTGAGGCTTCGACAAAG gaacattcaaaagaataagtATGCATTAGATCCTATAAGCTTGGATAACATTGACTTGATGGGAGATTGGGTGGCTGAAGAACCTGCACTTCTTAATCCAGATGACATAAATTGGGATTGTCTTACTGAACCAGCAGCCATAGTGAATGTGGAAGAGGATGCTGAACTTGAAACTATTGATGTTGAtaacgatgatgatgatgacaacaaTGAACATGACTTGACAAATTTTCCAATGGGTGTTG CATACTGTGGTCATGGAAATGGTAGGAGGCGCTTGAGAGTTGCTTGA
- the LOC142641128 gene encoding F-box/FBD/LRR-repeat protein At4g26340-like produces the protein MDSALPSPSSKIQKLVKGEDKGVDKDIISKLPDSILLYILSFLLTKDAVRTSILSTKWRYLWTGMSNFDFNDDLSYKKAKEKIIELGTCLLELVDRVLLNDSAHIKKLRLSFDMPVRPFRPYLWVKFAVMRNVQELDLSLPVNTTFFLHPSLFTSKSLTKLQLYMDCVLKVPSSICLSALKMLHLSVEFLDDQSCQQLFSGCPVLQELVLYNCVYKNLKRITISIPTLRRLTIYELTLGPDDFLDCEIKIYATDLISLSCETYLTVDLSFCNLSSLVDAFVDVTNYNDTLQAAHRALKLLAGIQGVKSLRISNETLGCVSYAENIHAHLPMFHNLTRLEVYVEPSGDPGEYTDETLMDILQKTPSLESLDIPEGLNPRTCLVGEDWILNSVPHCLRSCLKEFSISNFNGKVAEIELLKYLSKNATILERMRIYSSETFDADLKKQEEINNQLQTLREGLASCIFEFL, from the exons ATGGATTCTGCTCTTCCATCTCCTAGTTCCAAAATTCAGAAGCTTGTGAAAGGAGAGGACAAAGGTGTAGACAAAGATATAATCAGCAAATTACCTGACAGCATTCTTCTTTACATTCTCTCATTTCTCCTGACCAAGGATGCAGTACGAACATCTATCTTATCAACAAAATGGCGTTACTTGTGGACCGGTATGTCAAACTTTGATTTTAATGACGATTTGTCTTACAAGAAGgcgaaagaaaaaattatagagCTGGGGACGTGTTTGCTTGAATTGGTGGATAGAGTACTCCTTAATGATTCTgcacatataaaaaaattgcgGCTATCATTTGACATGCCTGTCAGACCGTTCCGTCCTTATTTGTGGGTAAAATTTGCAGTAATGCGTAATGTTCAGGAGCTTGATCTTTCTCTTCCTGTAAACACAACCTTTTTTTTGCACCCTAGCCTTTTCACTTCTAAATCACTGACTAAATTGCAGTTATACATGGACTGCGTCTTAAAGGTTCCAAGTTCCATTTGCCTCTCAGCCCTCAAGATGTTACATCTTTCAGTTGAATTTTTGGATGACCAGTCCTGCCAACAACTTTTTTCTGGCTGTCCAGTCCTCCAAGAGTTGGTCTTATACAATTGTGTATATAAGAATCTCAAGAGAATCACCATTTCTATTCCAACTTTAAGGAGGTTGACCATCTATGAATTGACTTTAGGTCCAGATGATTTTCTTGATTGTGAGATCAAGATTTATGCGACAGACCTTATATCTCTAAGCTGCGAAACTTACTTAACAGTTGACCTTTCGTTTTGTAACCTATCTTCATTGGTTGATGCATTTGTTGATGTCACAAACTATAATGATACGCTACAAGCTGCTCACCGTGCACTCAAACTACTTGCTGGAATCCAGGGTGTCAAGTCTCTTAGAATATCAAATGAAACGCTCGGT TGTGTCTCCTATGCAGAAAACATTCACGCTCATCTTCCTATGTTCCACAATTTGACACGATTGGAGGTGTATGTGGAACCTTCTGGTGATCCTGGTGAATATACTGATGAAACACTGATGGACATTCTTCAAAAAACACCTAGTCTAGAGTCTCTAGACATACCTGAG GGACTTAACCCGAGAACTTGCTTAGTTGGGGAAGATTGGATATTGAACTCAGTACCCCATTGTTTGAGATCTTGTCTCAAGGAGTTTAGCATCTCAAATTTTAACGGAAAAGTAGCTGAAATAGAATTGCTAAAATATTTGTCAAAGAATGCAACCATTTTGGAGAGGATGAGGATTTATAGTTCAGAGACTTTTGACGCAGATTTGAAGAAGCAAGAGGAGATCAACAACCAGCTACAAACACTCCGTGAGGGCTTGGCGAGTTGCATATTTGAGTTCTTGTAA